The region AGTTATCCGGCTTTGTATTTATCCGGTTTTCAACCAATCAGTACGTTGAAAGGAAGTTTTCGCGTTGGCCGGTTCGCTTCTATTCCCCGTCAGGTGCTGGTCGTCGTGCAGTTTACTGTGTCGGTGACGTTGATAATCGGTACTGTCATGGTGTTTCGGCAGATTCAGTTTGCGAAAAACCGGCCCATTGGCTACAGCCGAACTGGGCTGTTGTATATACCGACAACCACGCCCGACATACACATGCATTATAATGCGTTCCGCGCGGAACTGATTCAAACGGGTGCGGTAACGGAAATAGCTGAGTCAGAAAGCCCATTAATCAGTATCTGGAATTTTAACGGCGGTTTTGACTGGGACGGCAAAGACCCGGATCAGCAGCCCGACTTCGCCGTTATTGGGGTTACGCATGAATTTGGAAAAACAGTAGGCTGGCAATTTAAGGCAGGGCGGGATTTCTCAAGCGCCTTTGGAACCGACTCGGCCGCTATGGTCATCAACGAAGCGGCCGTTAAATTTATGGGAATCAAGAATCCCATTGGCAAAATCATTCGGGAAGGCGATCTACGCTATAAGATAATTGGGGTTGTCAAGGATATGGTGATGGAGTCGCCCTACGAACCCGCCCCGCAAACTCTCTTTTACATGACCAATTTCCCCAGTAACTTTGTTAATATTCGGCTCAATCCAGCTATGGGCGCCCCTGAGGCTTTGGATAAGATCAAGACCGTTTTTCAGAAATACAGCCCAGCCTCGCCTTTCGACTACAAATTTGCTGATGCTGAATACGACAAAAAGTTTGCTGCCGAAGATCGCATTGGTACGCTGGCGTTGTTCTTTGCCGTGCTGGCTATTTTCATCTCCTGCCTGGGTTTGTTTGGTCTGGCATCGTTCATTGCCGAGCAACGTACCAAGGAAATTGGCATCCGTAAAGTACTGGGCGCATCGGTTCTTGGTTTGTGGGGATTGCTTTCCCGAGATTTTGTCGTGTTGGTGTTGATTGCCTTTGGCATCGCCACACCCATCGCGTATTATGTTATAACGAGCTGGCTTCAGGAGTATGCGTATCGCACCGAGTTGTCATGGTGGATTTTTGCCCTGTCGGGTGCCGGGGCGCTGGCCGTTACCCTACTGACAGTGAGCTTCCAAAGCATCAAAGCTGCGTTGATGAATCCAGTGAAGAGTTTGCGAAGTGAATGAAATAAATAAGGCCATGCAGAACATAAGAAGATTACGTTCTGTCAGTCGTAATCTTGTGGCAGATCGAATAAAATCCAAATCAACCCGACATATGCCATCAGCCAAAGCCACCCTGAAAAATGCCTGGCCTTATCAGCAGGACCGAATGAATTTGCCCGTTGCCAATCTGGAAAGCGCATTACCGTTCTACGAAACCATCCTCGGTTTTGGGGTACTTTCCCGCAGCGAGACGCCCCACCGCTCGGCGGTGCTCGAACGCGACGGTATTCAGATCGGTCTGTCTGAAAACGGGGGCGACCCGCAGCAGGACGGTTGTTTTTTCGAGGTCAGTGATGTCGAAATGATGTTGGCAGAATTAAAGGCAACAGGCTTTGACAATGTAACGCCTGACTTCAAGCAACAACAATATGGCGATGTTCGCTGGAAGGTCCTGTTCGTCGTCGCCCCCGACGAGTTATGCTACAGCTTCGGCGAACGGCAGAACTGATTGTAGTACTGTCTGGGCCAAGCACTGGCTTGGCCCAGACAGTTACTCGCTCCGTAAACTTTTTACTGGATTGATCAACGCGGCTTTGATGCTCTGGTAGCTCACCGTGAGCAACGTAATGACCAATGCCCCTGCACCCGTTACAGCGAAAATCCACCAGGATATATCGGTTCTGTATTCATATTTCTGGAGCCAGTTGTTCAGGAAATAGTAGGCGAAGGGTGTAGCGATACCAAAGCCAATAGCGACCAGCAGTACAAAATCTTTCGAGAGTAAGCTCCATAAACTGAAAACCGACGCGCCCAGCACTTTCCGAACACCAATCTCTTTGGTGCGCTGTTCGGCTACAAAAGAGGCCAGCCCAAATATGCCCAGGCAACTGATAAAGACGGCGAGTAGCGCGAAGACCGAAGCGAGTTTACCGATCCGTTCTTCGGTGGCAAATTTCAGCGCGTATTGCTGATCGGTGAATTTATAATCGAACGGACTGCCAGGGTTGAATTTGCGAAATATGGTTTCAATTTTAGCCAGCGATTCCGACGCGCTCTGCGCTGGATTCAGTTTGATGTTGATGACATTCGCCCAGCCATAATCCAGTATAAAAACCGTCTGATAAACCGGTTCAAACGGCGATCCCATCACCATGTCTTTGACAACACCCAGCACCCGCATGGGCTTGCCATTCCATTTGACGATCATGCCCACCGGCGAGCCGGCTTTCAGGTTCATGTACTTCGCTGCCGTTTCGTTCATAACGAGTGCGGCTGAATCGGTGGAGAAAGCCCGGGAAAAATCGCGGCCCTCTTTGAACTGCCAGCCAACTGTTTTGCCGAAGTCGTGGGTTACGGCAATTGTCCCGAATTGTACCTTGAAATTCGGGTCTTTCCCTTCCCACTCAAACCCGCCATTGCGTGAGCTTAAATCCGTTGCGGGCGTCGATGAGGTAGACATGTCTACTACAGCACCGGTTCGAAGTAATTCCTCCCGGAGGGCGTTATAATGGTCGTGCAACTCGGGCGTGTTCATCGTGATGGTAATTAGCCCATTGCGGTCGTAGCCAATAGGACGGTTTTTTGCATACTGAATCTGGCGAAAAACCAGAATCGTCCCAATGATGAGCGTAACTGATACCGTGAACTGGACAACCACCAACACCTGCCGGGGAACACTGGCAAAACGACCTACCCGAAAGGTGCCTTTCAGGACTTTTATAGGCTGAAAAGAAGACAGGTAAAGCGCCGGGTAACTACCCGCAACAAGGCCCGTAAACAGACTGAATCCGATACCCGAAATCCAGAACATGGGGCTATTCCACAAGATGCCTACTTGTTTGTCGGCTACTTCATTGAACAGGGGAAGGGCAAGGATTACCAGAAGCAGCGATAGCATAAACGCAAACGCAGCAACCAGCAGTGATTCACTGAAAAACTGACTGATGAGTTGTGAGCGTACCGACCCCACCGCTTTCCGGATACCCACTTCTTTGGCGCGTTTTTCGGAACGAGCCGTGCTTAGGTTCATGAAGTTGATGCAGGCGAGTAGTAGTACAAAGAGGCCAATAATACCGAAGAGCCAGACATACTGAATGCGCCCTTCCAGATTCCCCTGTTTATCCCAGCCGGTGTATAAATGCCAGCGGCTCATGGGTTGTAAAAATACTTCCGCTTTGTAAGGAGCCGTTTCTGGAACATGCTTCACCCGAAGCCCTTTAATTTTGGCATTAACGGCATTGAACGTAGCGTTAGGCGCAATCTGAGCCAGTATTTGCCAGGAGTTATTATTCCATTCTACGTTGTCCTGCGCCTGCTTTACCCATGACTCCGACGATACATATAAATCCCAGGGAGCGATAAAGGTCATGTCTCTGAACTCGGTATTATAAGGCAGGTCTTCGTACACACCCGTTACCTTGACATTCAGCCTGTTGTCGATCTTTACAAGTTTTCCCAGCGGGTCATCACTCCCGAAAAGGGCCTGAGAAACGGACGCCGACAGCATAATGGACGCCGGGTCTTTTAGGCCCGCTCGTGTGCCCCGCAGCATCTTCAGGGTAAACATGTCCGGTGCTTCCGGACTGAGATAACTTCCCTGTTTGGTGAATTTTTTGTCGCCATAAGCCAAAATATGCTCCTTATTCCAGGACGACATAACGACGTAGGTGAAGTCGTCGGCGAAGTCAGTGCGTAATTCATTGCCTAGCGGTAGGGGCATATAGCTGCCTGCGCCGAACACGCCTTCAAATGTGGCGCTTTGCATGACCCTGCCAATACGGTTGTAGTTCTGGTGGTATTTGTCGAAGGAAAGCTCATCATAAATCCACAACCCGATCAGCATAGCAACGGCCATACCTACGGCCAGCCCGCCAATGTTAATGGCTGAATACGCCTTGTTCTTAACAAGATTTCTGAGGGCGATTTTGAGATAGTTGCGTAGCATAGTCGTAGTTGTTGGAGAAGGGTATCGTTGAGGTTTTCGTCTGATGATTGAAGGCCTTACATAAGGCAGTACTTCCCGCCAGTAGCGTCGTCGGGCGTTGGCCTCCCCCAGTCGCTGCACCCGTAAGGCGTGGCGTTCGTGGAGGTCACCCAGCACTTCTTCCCGCAGGTGCGGGGCCACCAGGTACGTCAGCAGCCGGTCTAGCCAGCGGGGTGGAGGGGGGGCGTTACGTTTCATACTTACTCGCTTCGTAAGCTCTTGACGGGGTTCATCAGCGCGGCTTTCACGCTCTGGAAACTGACCGTAAGCAGGGTCAGCAGGACCATTAGTAGCCCAGTAAGGGCAAACACCCACCACTGAATGGTGATGTGGAAGGCAAAATGCTGGAGCCACTGACTCATTGCGTACCAGGCAACGGGAAGCGCCAGCACGATGGCGATCAGTACCAGCTTCAGGAAATCTTTAGAGAGCAGGGCCACGACACTCATTGTGGTTGCACCCAACACTTTGCGCACGCCGATTTCTTTGGTTCGCTGTTCGGCCGTAAAGGTGGCTAATCCATACAATCCCAGGCAGGCGATCAGGATTGCCAGTAGCGTAGCCGTTTCAATGAGTTGAGCTGTGCGGGTTTCGGCTTTATATGCCTTCGCCAGCGTATCGTCCAGAAAACTGTAATCGAAAAGCTGATCGGGGTACGTGGTTTTCCAGGCCGTTTCAATCTGGGCCAACACAATTTGCATGGCTTCAATGGTGGGCGATTCGGTTTGTAGCTTGATACCAGCCTGGTAAAAGTTATTAGGCACTACCTGAATCAGAGTCGGGTCGATCTGCTGGTGCAACGAGTTGACGTTGAAGTTTCTGGTAACACCAACAATGGTGGCAAACTCCTTCCCATCGCCGTAATATACACGTTGCCCGATGGCTTCGTTTGGTTGGCTGAAACCCATACGGCTCACGAAAACTTCGTTGGCAATCACTTTAAACGCCCCAGCCGTGGTATCGCTGTCACGGAGTTTCTCGCCCGCCAGCAACTGAATGCCATAGGTATCGAGGTAATGCGAATCGCCCATTTTAAGCTGCGTTTTAATAGGGGTAACTGCTACGCCCCGGCGGTATTGCATGCCCTGCATCCAGTTACTTTCGGCTGAGGCACTGTTGAACGAGAAACTGATGTCTTTAATCTGTGCTGAGGTTGCCAGCTGATTCCGAAGTGCCTGTAACTTGTCGGGCCGGTTGTTGGGTAGGCCTACCACGACAATGCCCGCTTTATTGAAGCCCAGATCCGCATTCCGGAAGAGGGTAAGCTGCTGGTTGATGAGCAGGGCGCAGCTGATCAGGATGAGCGATACCGTAAACTGAACCACGACCAGGCCCTGCCGTACCGTAAACCATTGCCGTTTTGGGGTCAGCACGTTGTTGGCCAACGCCCAGATCGGGGCCATGTTCGATAGCCGGTAGGCGGGGTACGTTCCTGCGAGCAGGGTGGTGAGACACGCCAGTAAGAGCATAAACAGGCCCGTTGGCAAGGTGAGCAGATCAGCAGCAGAAAGCGGCAAACCCAGCGTATTGGACACGGTCGGCAGCGTCAGCCAGGTTAGCAGGATGACCAGCAGCACAGCCAGCCCGGTAATCAGCCCGGCTTCGGTTAGAAACTGGTACATCAGCGACCGGCGGTTGCTGCCCACAGCCTTGCGGATGCCCACCTCTTTGGCCCGTTTAAACGCCTGCGCTGTAGCCAGATTGATGAAGTTAAAGCAGGCGATCAGCAAGACAAACAAACCAATTACCGACAGCGTCCGAAGCATGGTGACGTTTGCGGTACGGCCGCTGAAGTTATCACCGTAGTGCAGATCGGACAATGCCGTAAGGGCGAACCGCTGATGCAGCGCGGCCTCCCTGTCTTTGTATTTGGTGAGGATAGCCGCCGACCGACCCATAACCTCCTGTGGCATAGCACCCGGTTTCAAAAGGGCATATACCTGAAAATTGTCGCCAAATCCATCCCAGGCATATCGGTCATAATCGGGCTTAATCCTTTTCAGGGTAGGGAACGAAACCAGCACATCAAGCGGGAAGTTAGTCGTTGTGGGGTGGTTGGCCAGTACACCCGTGACGAGCAGGTCCTGTGTGTTGGCAAAGCGAACGGTTTTCCCCACCGCGTCGGCCGTACCGAACAGTTTCTCTGCGTAGGCCTTGGTTAGAACCACCGTGTTGGGCTGCGTCAGGGCCGTTTTGGGGTCTCCGGCAATCCATGTACGGTCTAACAAGCGAAAAAAGCCGTTGTCGACAAAATAGGCTGTTTCCTTGAACTGCGTATTGGTGCCGGCTGCACCCAGCAGTGCGTCCCACTCCCGCCAGATTGGCACCACCCTTTCGATCTCGGGCACTTCATTGCGCAGCACATCGGGCAGCGACGTGAACGTTCCTGAATGAACCACATGCTCATCTATATTTTCGGTACTGACCCGATACACCCGAGCGCCGTTAGCGTGGTTCAGATCGTAGGACGTTTCGTGTCTGACAGCCAGAAAAATCAAGACAGTACAGGTCATCCCCACGGCCAACCCGGTAATGTTGATGAACGAATAGCCTCTGTTTTTAGACAGGCTTCTGAATGCGATTTTAAGGTAGTTCCCTAGCATGGCTCGCGGGTTTGTTGGGTGAGAATAATGATCGATATGCTGGTGGTACGGCGTGTCAGCCACAGGTTGTCGTCTGATGATTGAAAGCCTTACATAAGGCAGTACTTCCCGCCAGTAGCGTCGTCGGGCGTTGGCCTCCCCCAGTCGCTGCACCCGTAAGGCGTGGCGTTCGTGGAGGTCACCCAGCACTTCTTCCCGCAGGTGCGGGGCCACCAGCCAGTTGAGCATGCGGTCGGCCAGTCGTGGCGCGGTGCCACGTTTTGGGTGTTTCATAGTCGTTGTGGGAGCAGGTCAGCCCATACCGCTTTATTCGCTTTTCAAACTCTTTACCGGATTCAGCAAGGCGGCTTTGATGCTCTGGTAGCTCACTGTGAGCAACGTAACGGTCAAAGATCCCAAACCCGTTAGGGCGAAAATCCACCACGACATTTCTGTTCGGTATTCGTACCGCTGTAGCCAGTTGGAAAGCAGGTAATATGCTAGCGTCGACGCTATGATAAAGGCGATGCCAACCAGATAGACAAATTCCTTCGAGAGCAATCCCCATACATTCAGCACGGATGCACCCAGCACTTTACGCACGCCAATCTCCTTCGTACGCCGTTCGGCCATGAACGAAGCCAGGCCAAATAGCCCCAGGCATGAAATGAAAATGGCTAGACAGGCAAAAATGCCCGCCAGTTTGCCGACTAGTGTTTCGAGGTTAAACTTGGCTGCGTAGGTAACATCGGCGAACTGATAACTGTATGGATAAGAAGGATTGTATTTGTTAAACAATGCCGTCATCTGGGCGAGGGCTTCCTGGGTTGACAGGCGGGGCGAAATACGGTACAAAAGAACGTTGAGCGACTCCGGCCTGCAAAGGAACATGCCAGGGTTTGCCCGGGTGAAGGGCGATTGAACAAGGGCGTCTTTCATTACACCAACGATTCGCAGTTGTTTACCCTGCCATTCAATAAGCTGACCGATAGGATGCGCCAAGCGCATTTGCTTCATGGCTGCTTCGTTGAAAATAACGCTGGTTGTATCGTTTTTACTCGTGAAAACCCGCCCCTGTGCCAGTGTCATGCCTACCGTTTTAAAGTAGTCTTTAGCTACCACGATGGTGCCCATTTCTATCGTTTCACCAGCGTTTTTGCCCGGCCATTTCTCCACATCGGAATGCCACCAGATATCGGTAGCCGGGCTCGATGACTGCGATACACTTTCGGCAATGCCGTTCCTGAGCAATTCATCTTTCAGGATGGTGAAATTAGCGCCCAGCTCGCTATTCATATTAGTCATCATCAAGCGGTTGACATCGTAGCCTGTCGGTCTATTTTTAGCATATTGTATTTGCTGAAAAACGATGACGGCGCTCAGAATCAATGCGATGGAACAGCTAAACTGGGCTACCACTAAAGCTTTACGAGGCCATGAAGCCGCTTTGCCAACTTGCATGATGCCTTTCAATACCTTCACTGGTTGAAAGGAAGAAAGATAAAATGCCGGTACACTGCCTGCCAGGAGAGCCGTAATCAGCAGGCAACTTAGCAGAGCCAGCCAAAACTCACCCCTGGCGTAAGGAATTGATACCTCTCCATTAATTAACGCATTGAACGCAGGTAGGGAGAGCTGTACAACGAGTAGTGAGAATAAAAAGGCCACAAACGTGAGCAGAAACGATTCGGTTAGAAATTGGCCGATAAGCTGTTGTCGTTGCGACCCAACTGCCTTTCGAATGCCCACTTCTTTGGCTCGCTTGGCAGATCGCGCCGTGGTCAGGTTAACGAAGTTGATGCAGGCAATGAGGACAACCAGGATACCAATGAGGGTAAACATACGGACGTAGTCAATGAACCCACCCGCTTCTTTTCCATTCTGGTAAGTTGAGTACAGATGCCAGTTCTGCAACGGCTGCAGGATAACCACCGAATTCATGGCATTGACACTATTAGTCTCGGTGTGTTCAATAAGGGCAATTTTAGGAGCTACCTGAGCGTATGATACACCGGGTTTGAGCTTGACAAAAATTTGAAAGGAGTTATCACTAAAGCTGCCGCTGCGGGCCAGTCGGACGTTGCTTGCTGTAGCTTCGAAATAGCTAAAGGGAACCAGAAACTCGAATTGCAACGAAGAATTTTTTGGAAGGTCTTTCAAGATACCGGTCACTTTCAAGTCATTCTGATTATCAAAGCGGACGACTTTACCCATTGGGACTTCGTTGCCAAATAGCGCTTTGGCCGTCGACTCGGTAAGAACAATGGAATAAGGATCTTTCAACGCCATACTAGCCTCTCCTTCAAGCAGCGGATACTGAAACATTTTCAGAAAGTCGCTTCCGATTTGGCCACCGTTCACATAGAATTTTTTGTCACCAACCTTGAGTCCATGAGAAGAGCCTATGTAATCGCTTTCGGCAACATAGTCAATCTCTGGTATCTCATTACGCAAGGCGTCAGCTAACTTGAGCGAGGTAGACGAAAACGTGAGCGTGTCGCCATTGCTGTTATAGTTTCGCCTTACCTGGTATAGCTGCTGATAATTTGGGAGAAACTTGTCATACGAATACTCATGATAGACCCACAGCCCAATAAGCATGGCGACGGCCATGCCAACAGCCAAGCCTGTAATATTGATGAATGAGTACCCTTTCTGGCTGACGAGGTTGCGCCAGGCGATTTTCAAATAATTGCGTAGCATGTCTGTATTTGTTGGGTATGAGTAAGCAGATGGTTGGCGTTTAATGAATCGGGGTCGTACATAGGCCAGTACTTCCCGCCAGTAGCGCCAGCGGGCGTTGGCTTTCCCCACCCGCTGCACCCGCAAGGCGTGGCGTTCGTGGAGGTCGCCCAGCACTTCTTCCCGCAGGTGCGGAGCGCAAAACCAGTTGAGCAGGCGGTCAGCTAATGGGGGCGGGGTTGGTTTGTTGAGTTTCATTGTCCAGACTGGTTAGACCCACTTCAGGATCGTCTGCGGTTCGATACGATCCCACAACCGGGTACGTACTGCCTGAACCTCACTGAGCACTCGGCCACCCAGAGCTGTTATGGTAAAAATGCGTTTCCGGCGGCCACCCCGTTCGGCGGTGGCTTCGCCCAGTACAGAACTGAGGTAGCCTTTCTGTTCGAGCCGTTGCAGAGCGGCATGTACAGCACCCGTGCTAATTGTCTGGCCTGTTTCCCGTTCCAGTTCTTCGGCAATCATCACCGAATAGGCTTTAGGCGTTAATACGGCCACAGCCAGCAGAACAACCTCTTCAAACTCGCCTAAATCACTTCGTCGCATGGGGGTAAAGGGTAAGACGCTACACTTTATTTATTTCCTCTATTTCGGTATGTCAAATGCAGTGCCAAAGAACAAAAAAGCCCTCTCCAGATCAGAAAGGGCTTTTTCGTTGAATGAATATTACAAGCTGTTGTCCAGAAACGGACAGAGCGCGGACACAATCGGACAGTTACTCATTTCGCAGACTCTTCACTGGGTTCGCAATGGCGGCTTTGATACTCTGAAAACTGATGGTGAGCAGGGCAATGCAAATCGCTACCAACCCGGCCAGAGCAGGCATCCACCACTCGAAACTGGTTTTGTAGGCAAAGCTTTGCAGCCACCGGTTCATGGCATACCAGGCGATGGGTGAGGCAATGACGAGGGCGATCAGTACCAGTTTCAGGAAATCTTTAGACAGAAGGGCTACGATGCTGGCGACCGAAGCTCCCAGTACTTTTCGGATGCCGATTTCCTTCGTACGCTGTTCGGCGGTGAACGCGGTCAGACCAAACAAACCAAGGCAGGAAACCAGAATCGTCAGGATAGAAAAGTAGAGAATGATCTGACCAATACGCTGTTCGGAACGGTATTGTCTGTCCAGATCCTGATCGACGAAACCGTACGAGATTGGGTAGTTTGGGTCTAGTTTCTTGTAAACGGCCGTTATAGCAGGCAGGGTGCTGGCGACCATACCGGGCTTTGTTTTTACCAGTAACTCAAAATAGAACTCTTTCGGCCGAAAACGAAGAATGAAGGGTTCGATGCTAACGTGCAATGGCCGAAAATGGAAGTCTTTCACCACGCCGATGATAGTGCCATCCGTTCCCCAGAATTTTACCTTCTTTCCCAGAGCACTGGTGGGTGTCCAGCCCATGCGTTTGGCGGCCGTTTCGTTGATCAGATAGGTGCCCAATTTAGACAACGTATCACTGGTTATCTGCGCGGAGAAATTCCGTCCCGCAGCCATCGACATACCGGTCGTCTTGATAAAATCAGCGTCCACGTTCATCTGTGTTATCAGAAATTCGTCTTTTGGTGTCTGGCCTTCCCATTCAATCGTTGAACTGTTTTGCATGTCGACCAGATTACTCGTGGTCATGGATGCCTGCGCTACCCCCGGCAATTGCGACACGTCGGTCTTGAATCGCAGCGCGTTTTGTTTCAGATCACCTTTGAGTCGCACGTGCAGTAGTTGCGATTTGTCGAATCCCAGTTTAGTGCTCTGTAGGTAAGACAGTTGCCGATATATTACCACCGTGCTAATCGCGAGTGCAATAGAGAGTACGAACTGGCCCACCACTAGCGACTGCCGGAAGCTTCGTCCCGTTTGACCACTGGAAAAGTAGCCCGAAATGCCCGTTTTTAGCACCGCGACAGGCCGGAACGACGAGAGGAAAAAGGCCGGATAAAGGCCGGTCAGTAAGCTAACTACGCCGGTCAGGCCAATAATGACCAGCCAAAAAGCGGGCATCTGGTAGGGAATCGACATGCTTTTTTCGGCCAGATTGTTGAATAGTGGCAGGAGCAGTTCGGCCAGCAACAGAGAAACCGACATGGCTAAGGTTGTCATTAATAAGGCCTCGCTCAGAAACTGCGTCACCAGACTCGACCGCTGCGCGCCTACGCTCTTCCGAACGCCCACTTCTTTGGCCCGCTGCGACGCCCGCGCCGTGGCCAGATTGATAAAGTTGATCACCGCAATGAGCAGCACGATCAGGCCAACCGCTACGAAAATCCGGATGTAGGTAATGTCGCTGCGTTTGCCGTAATCGGTGCCAAAGGCGAATTTGGAGTACAGGTAAATGTCGGATAGAGGTTGCAGCAGTAGGGGTGTTTCGTTGCCCGAATGATACTCCTTGAGCTGCCCCCGGAGTTTATTGGCAAAAGCAGTTGGGTCGATGGCTTTCCCGGCTACATCCGGCCGTAACTGAAGGTAGGTATGGTAGCTGTTGCTGCTCCATTTCATGCTCCATTCGTCGTTGCGTTCAAGCCATTTGAATGGCATCAGGACATCAAACTGAATGTGCGATTGCGTGGGTGGGTTCTTCGCCACGCCAACCAGCGTGAAAGTCTGGTCTTTGTTAAGCGTGATCGACTGACCCACCAGGTTTTTCTGCCGCCAGTCGGCTCCAAAAAAACGTTCGGCGGTGGCTTCGCTGAAAATCAGTTCGTTAGGGCCACGGAAGATGGTGTTCGTATCGCCCATGATGAGCGGATAACTGAACAAACTGAAAAAGCTGGGGTCAACGATCAAAAACTGCTCGGCTTCAAGGGCCTGGCGCCCTTTGGTCAATAGGCCGTGCCACTGACCAATGCGGGTGGTGCGCTGTACTTCGGGGAAGTCTTTCTCAAGCGCAGGGGCCAGCGGTCCCGGCGTAACGGCTACATCGAAAATACCTTCGGGCTGTGTTTGCCGTTCGGTAACCCGATAAATGTGCGCGAAATTTGCATTGAAGCGGTCGTAGCTCAGTTCGTCATAGACGTAGAGGGCAATGAGCAGGCAGCAGGCCATGCCCAGTGCCAGACCACCCATATTGATGGCAGAATATACCCTGTTCCTGACAAGGTTTCGGGTGGCAATTTTTACGTAATTACGAAGCATGTCGGGGTGTAAAATAAAGGTGGTCCGGCATTCCGGTGGTGAATAAGTCTGTGATTTTGGTTTAGCCAGCGGGCGTAACAGTTTCAAGGCCGCGAGGCTATACCGCCAGTTGGCGCGTCGTTCGCCTACCGTTCGACGCCAGTAGTCGTATAGTTCGAGCAAATCGCCCTGCACTTCCTCTTGCGTGTCGGGATGGCCGAAGTTTTTTAGTAGCCAATCAGGTAGTCGGGGCGGAGCGTTCTTCATGATCTTGCCAGCTGGTGCTACACATATTACTCACTTCGTAAACTCTTCACCGGGTTGGTAAGAGCGGCTCTGATACTCTGGAAACAAACCGTCAATAAGGCAATGCAAACGGCTAATAAAGCTGCCAGAACAAATACCCACCATTCAATGTCAATTCGGTAGGCAAAATCCTGTAGCCATCGGCTCATGATATACCAGGCTAAAGGTGAGGCCGTTATTGATGCGATCAGTACTAGCTTCAGAAAGTCCTTTGATAATAGCGTTACT is a window of Spirosoma linguale DSM 74 DNA encoding:
- a CDS encoding protein of unknown function DUF214 (PFAM: protein of unknown function DUF214~KEGG: sde:Sde_0330 acetylornithine deacetylase ArgE) yields the protein MLRNYLKIAWRNLVSQKGYSFINITGLAVGMAVAMLIGLWVYHEYSYDKFLPNYQQLYQVRRNYNSNGDTLTFSSTSLKLADALRNEIPEIDYVAESDYIGSSHGLKVGDKKFYVNGGQIGSDFLKMFQYPLLEGEASMALKDPYSIVLTESTAKALFGNEVPMGKVVRFDNQNDLKVTGILKDLPKNSSLQFEFLVPFSYFEATASNVRLARSGSFSDNSFQIFVKLKPGVSYAQVAPKIALIEHTETNSVNAMNSVVILQPLQNWHLYSTYQNGKEAGGFIDYVRMFTLIGILVVLIACINFVNLTTARSAKRAKEVGIRKAVGSQRQQLIGQFLTESFLLTFVAFLFSLLVVQLSLPAFNALINGEVSIPYARGEFWLALLSCLLITALLAGSVPAFYLSSFQPVKVLKGIMQVGKAASWPRKALVVAQFSCSIALILSAVIVFQQIQYAKNRPTGYDVNRLMMTNMNSELGANFTILKDELLRNGIAESVSQSSSPATDIWWHSDVEKWPGKNAGETIEMGTIVVAKDYFKTVGMTLAQGRVFTSKNDTTSVIFNEAAMKQMRLAHPIGQLIEWQGKQLRIVGVMKDALVQSPFTRANPGMFLCRPESLNVLLYRISPRLSTQEALAQMTALFNKYNPSYPYSYQFADVTYAAKFNLETLVGKLAGIFACLAIFISCLGLFGLASFMAERRTKEIGVRKVLGASVLNVWGLLSKEFVYLVGIAFIIASTLAYYLLSNWLQRYEYRTEMSWWIFALTGLGSLTVTLLTVSYQSIKAALLNPVKSLKSE
- a CDS encoding transcriptional regulator, PadR-like family (PFAM: transcriptional regulator PadR family protein), which translates into the protein MRRSDLGEFEEVVLLAVAVLTPKAYSVMIAEELERETGQTISTGAVHAALQRLEQKGYLSSVLGEATAERGGRRKRIFTITALGGRVLSEVQAVRTRLWDRIEPQTILKWV
- a CDS encoding protein of unknown function DUF214 (PFAM: protein of unknown function DUF214~KEGG: cps:CPS_4700 ABC transporter, permease protein), whose product is MLRNYVKIATRNLVRNRVYSAINMGGLALGMACCLLIALYVYDELSYDRFNANFAHIYRVTERQTQPEGIFDVAVTPGPLAPALEKDFPEVQRTTRIGQWHGLLTKGRQALEAEQFLIVDPSFFSLFSYPLIMGDTNTIFRGPNELIFSEATAERFFGADWRQKNLVGQSITLNKDQTFTLVGVAKNPPTQSHIQFDVLMPFKWLERNDEWSMKWSSNSYHTYLQLRPDVAGKAIDPTAFANKLRGQLKEYHSGNETPLLLQPLSDIYLYSKFAFGTDYGKRSDITYIRIFVAVGLIVLLIAVINFINLATARASQRAKEVGVRKSVGAQRSSLVTQFLSEALLMTTLAMSVSLLLAELLLPLFNNLAEKSMSIPYQMPAFWLVIIGLTGVVSLLTGLYPAFFLSSFRPVAVLKTGISGYFSSGQTGRSFRQSLVVGQFVLSIALAISTVVIYRQLSYLQSTKLGFDKSQLLHVRLKGDLKQNALRFKTDVSQLPGVAQASMTTSNLVDMQNSSTIEWEGQTPKDEFLITQMNVDADFIKTTGMSMAAGRNFSAQITSDTLSKLGTYLINETAAKRMGWTPTSALGKKVKFWGTDGTIIGVVKDFHFRPLHVSIEPFILRFRPKEFYFELLVKTKPGMVASTLPAITAVYKKLDPNYPISYGFVDQDLDRQYRSEQRIGQIILYFSILTILVSCLGLFGLTAFTAEQRTKEIGIRKVLGASVASIVALLSKDFLKLVLIALVIASPIAWYAMNRWLQSFAYKTSFEWWMPALAGLVAICIALLTISFQSIKAAIANPVKSLRNE